A portion of the Paenibacillus hamazuiensis genome contains these proteins:
- a CDS encoding HAMP domain-containing sensor histidine kinase has translation MIRSLYVRTVGIFIIVVVLSAVLSFFISGLLIQRDAPPQPEGDMLIAGYYAIQLMKETNVKNPDSYIERFATLQHFIITVYNDKGELRRYGNVPDSNREDEITPDELSSVLKGETYQRPKKKPDDPGNLLIGLPFQMNGENRAMIIQLNFKGQKQQIDKMVMSVLLNTLALGGLMILIASRYLVRPLTKLTEATRKLATGDFNVQVKLKRKDEIGFLADSFNHMAEELRQLEQMRQDFVANVSHEIQTPLTSIRGFSKAIREGLVEGEDKDRCLGIIQEECDRLSRLVENLLRLASLESEHHPFKPVRFDLAEQLRMALLTSTPLLEQKRLALELDLPKTKIVADKDQLYQVWVNLLQNSIKFTPEGGCISVRVSQGGGFAEVQVRDTGIGIPPEDIEHVFDRFYKADKSRDASREGSGLGLAIVKKIVEIHRGTIGLDSKPGDGTVFTVKLPAV, from the coding sequence ATGATTAGATCGCTGTACGTCCGGACGGTCGGCATTTTCATTATCGTCGTCGTGCTGAGCGCCGTGCTTTCCTTTTTCATTTCGGGGCTGCTCATTCAGAGGGACGCTCCGCCGCAGCCGGAAGGAGACATGCTGATCGCCGGGTATTACGCGATTCAATTGATGAAGGAAACGAATGTGAAAAATCCCGATTCCTACATCGAACGGTTCGCGACCTTGCAGCATTTCATCATCACCGTATACAACGACAAGGGAGAGCTGCGCCGGTACGGCAACGTGCCGGATTCGAACCGGGAGGACGAGATCACTCCGGACGAGCTTTCCTCCGTTTTGAAAGGAGAGACGTACCAACGGCCGAAGAAAAAACCGGACGATCCCGGCAATCTGCTTATCGGCCTGCCTTTTCAAATGAACGGGGAGAACCGCGCGATGATCATCCAGCTTAACTTCAAAGGGCAGAAGCAGCAGATCGACAAAATGGTCATGAGCGTGCTTCTGAATACTCTCGCGCTGGGCGGCCTTATGATCCTGATCGCTTCCCGTTATTTGGTGCGTCCGCTGACCAAGCTGACCGAGGCGACGCGCAAGCTTGCCACCGGCGACTTCAACGTGCAGGTCAAGCTGAAGCGCAAGGACGAGATCGGCTTTCTGGCCGACAGCTTCAACCATATGGCCGAGGAGCTGCGGCAGCTCGAGCAGATGCGGCAGGATTTCGTCGCCAACGTGTCCCACGAAATCCAAACCCCGCTCACCTCGATTCGGGGATTTTCCAAGGCGATCCGCGAAGGGCTTGTCGAAGGCGAGGATAAGGACCGCTGCCTCGGCATCATTCAGGAGGAATGTGACCGGCTGTCGCGGCTGGTGGAAAATTTGCTGCGGCTCGCTTCGCTCGAGTCCGAGCATCATCCGTTTAAGCCTGTGCGTTTTGATTTGGCCGAGCAGCTGCGCATGGCGTTACTGACGAGCACCCCGCTGCTGGAGCAGAAGCGGCTCGCGCTCGAGCTCGATTTGCCGAAGACGAAAATCGTCGCGGATAAAGACCAGCTGTACCAGGTATGGGTCAACCTGCTGCAAAACAGCATTAAGTTTACGCCCGAAGGCGGATGCATATCGGTTCGGGTTTCGCAGGGCGGCGGCTTTGCCGAAGTGCAGGTGCGGGACACGGGCATCGGCATTCCGCCGGAGGATATCGAGCATGTGTTCGACCGGTTTTACAAAGCGGACAAATCGCGCGACGCTTCCCGGGAAGGAAGCGGCCTCGGCCTTGCCATCGTGAAAAAAATCGTTGAAATTCACCGCGGCACGATCGGGCTGGACAGCAAGCCGGGCGACGGAACCGTATTTACGGTGAAGCTGCCCGCCGTTTAG
- a CDS encoding response regulator transcription factor codes for MAKILVVDDDRNIRELIRIYLKNQMYSVVEAANGEEALSIMEKEPIDLVILDIMMPQLDGWDLCRELKRKYDFPVLVVTAKGEQAHKIKGLQLGADDYLVKPFDPQELVLRVKALLKRYKIASAQTVMVADLYMNRSTYDVTLGSERFALPLKEFELLFRLASYAGHIFTREQLIEQIWGPDYEGDERTVDVHIKRLRERLARKTDSVKITTVRGLGYRLEVCHD; via the coding sequence ATGGCGAAAATTCTGGTCGTCGATGACGACCGAAACATTCGCGAGCTGATCCGGATTTATTTGAAAAACCAGATGTACTCCGTCGTCGAGGCGGCTAACGGAGAGGAAGCTCTGTCCATTATGGAAAAAGAGCCGATCGATCTTGTCATTTTGGACATTATGATGCCTCAGCTGGACGGCTGGGATTTGTGCAGGGAACTAAAGAGAAAGTACGACTTTCCTGTGCTGGTGGTGACGGCCAAGGGAGAGCAGGCGCATAAAATCAAAGGCCTTCAGCTCGGGGCCGACGACTATTTGGTCAAGCCGTTCGATCCGCAGGAGCTGGTTCTGCGGGTCAAAGCGCTGCTGAAGCGGTACAAGATCGCTTCGGCCCAAACGGTCATGGTCGCCGATCTGTACATGAACCGGAGCACGTACGATGTGACGCTCGGAAGCGAACGTTTTGCGCTGCCGCTCAAGGAGTTCGAACTGCTGTTCCGGCTGGCGAGTTATGCCGGTCATATTTTCACCAGAGAGCAGCTGATCGAGCAAATATGGGGGCCCGACTACGAGGGGGACGAGCGCACCGTCGACGTGCATATCAAGCGGCTGCGGGAAAGGCTGGCGAGAAAAACCGATTCGGTCAAAATCACGACCGTGCGGGGGCTCGGATACCGGCTCGAGGTTTGCCATGATTAG